In the Limanda limanda chromosome 10, fLimLim1.1, whole genome shotgun sequence genome, one interval contains:
- the LOC133011780 gene encoding zinc finger protein with KRAB and SCAN domains 1-like: MAALRRRGKQRGDSVVGIGDPPVKLRAMESVRSSFHAQLATVMDSLLAAAVCEIAKIFEGSLCEQQAELVQRSEEISILRGQLEKVERRQRAKGGPGEEGEMPPGEREGSTRQQTPTGSGLNVGKDVTSHPDPGEGLSQSLSGLKEEVTGQDGASVKHERAGSRPNLGSVAVQTVEGSLAAGDQRQIDTSSITQAKSKLSHWDHGSRSADHRPLQDQASTPFLSISQSGRCSPRPDPSLAQPGDWLPALEATRGRMSGLENLQADGTSCPGPASSSTGADASCFRPGFVSDETSNEDDNSSFPFLDQEPEDQNSSQNSVQGQAVGQREAQQDQPQAPTGESPWRLRDDQGGRGTINHTRRATALGSRDPLRPQSNSQSLTLRHTNALSHPPAPGGGNGRPYTCPYCAKCFTYPSHQRRHLLRHTGVRLHPCQFCEKSFLTPSELTVHTRTHTGERPFGCAQCGKRFARSGNLRAHQRDVHMGKRPFACTECGKRFAHRGNLRVHNHRVHQGDPYYMEDQQEPDIGQNPI, encoded by the exons ATGGCAGCTCTTAGGCGCAGAGGTAAACAACGCGGGGACTCGGTCGTGGGCATCGGAGATCCACCGGTGAAGCTGCGGGCGATGGAGTCGGTGAGGAGCAGCTTCCACGCCCAGCTGGCCACCGTCATGGACTCCCTGCTGGCCGCCGCCGTGTGCGAGATCGCCAAGATCTTCGAGGGCAGCCTGTGCGAGCAGCAGGCGGAGCTGGTGCAGAGGAGCGAGGAGATCTCCATCCTCCGGGGCCAGCTGGAGAAGGTGGAGAGGAGGCAGCGGGCGAAGGGCGGGCCGGGTGAGGAAGGGGAGATGCCaccgggggagagagagggcagcaCCAGGCAGCAGACCCCGACAGGATCAG GACTGAATGTGGGGAAGGATGTGACTTCTCACCCAGACCCAGGAGAAGGCCTCAGTCAGAGCCTCAGTGGACTGAAAGAGGAGGTGACAGGCCAGGACGGAGCTTCAGTAAAACACGAG CGTGCTGGTTCACGGCCAAACCTGGGTTCTGTCGCAGTTCAAACCGTGGAGGGAAGCCTTGCTGCTGGGGACCAGAGGCAGATAGATACTTCGTCTATCACACAAGCCAAGTCCAAAT TGTCTCATTGGGACCACGGCAGTCGCAGTGCAGACCACAGGCCCCTTCAGGATCAAGCCTCCACCCcgtttctctccatctcccagAGTGGACGTTGTTCTCCCAGGCCTGACCCAAGCTTAGCTCAACCAGGGGATTGGTTACCAGCGTTGGAGGCCACTCGAGGTAGGATGTCCGGTCTAGAGAACCTGCAGGCAGATGGCACCAGCTGCCCTGGGCCAGCTAGCAGCAGTACTGGCGCTGACGCATCCTGCTTCCGACCTGGTTTTGTCTCTGACGAGACCAGCAATGAAGATGACAATAGTTCTTTCCCTTTCCTGGACCAGGAGCCTGAGGACCAGAACTCCAGTCAGAACTCCGTACAGGGTCAGGCTGTCGGGCAGAGGGAGGCTCAGCAGGATCAACCCCAAGCTCCCACCGGCGAATCACCATGGAGACTCAGAGACGACCAGGGTGGGAGAGGCACCATCAATCATACACGGCGAGCGACAGCATTGGGCAGCAGAGACCCTCTGAGACCCCAGTCCAACTCGCAGTCGCTCACATTACGCCACACAAATGCCCTCAGCCACCCTCCAGCTCCTGGTGGAGGGAATGGACGTCCTTACACATGTCCATACTGTGCCAAGTGCTTTACATACCCCTCCCACCAGCGCAGACACCTTCTGCGCCACACGGGGGTCCGGCTGCATCCCTGTCAGTTCTGTGAAAAGAGCTTCCTCACTCCCTCCGAGCTGACAgttcacactcgcacacacacaggggaacgGCCTTTTGGCTGCGCTCAGTGTGGTAAACGTTTTGCCCGCAGTGGTAACTTGAGGGCCCACCAACGGGATGTTCACATGGGGAAGAGGCCCTTCGCTTGCACAGAGTGTGGGAAGAGGTTTGCTCACAGGGGGAACCTGAGGGTGCACAATCACAGAGTCCACCAAGGAGATCCCTACTACATGGAAGACCAGCAGGAGCCTGACATAGGCCAGAATCCCATCTGA